In Runella sp. SP2, the genomic window ATTGACTGATACCACGGAAGTACGCGTACCGAACAGTGTTTGGGAAGAAGTTCTGGACGATGGTGTTTATACCGTTACGCGGGAGGGCTCAACCGAAGCTCCTTTCACCAACGAATACCACGATTTTAAAGGCGAAGGCAACTATCACTGCGCCGCCTGTGGGAATTGGCTATTTCGCTCAGCCCAAAAATACGACAGTGGCACAGGTTGGCCCAGTTTTTGGCAACCTGCTACACCTAATTGTCTGTTGTTTCGCAAGGACTATTCAGAACGTGAAGAACGCATTGAAGTACGCTGTCGGCGATGCAATGGGCATTTGGGTCACCTTTTTTACGACGGCCCCGCTCCTACTCGGCAGCGGTATTGCATGAATTCGTTGGCGTTGAAGTTTGTAAAAATAGCTTCAAATAACCATTGATAATCTCCAAAAACTCCACAAAAAAAGCCGCTCCAGTGGAACGGCTTTTTTCTTAACAAGCTTCTCTAAACCTTCAAAATAATTAATGTTCTACTTCTTCCTCTACGTGGTGGCCGTTGCCGTTTGAGGTACCATTATTGAAAGCATACACTGCTTCAGCTGCTGGCTTTTTGCCCAAACGGAACTTCAAACGCTCCACAATCCAGTACATGGTTGGAACTACAATCAACGTAAGCGTAGTACTGAACAACAACCCGTAGATAATGGTATAAGCCAGTGGCCCCCAGAACAAGGCACTAAAACCTCCAATGAAAATTTGTGGATTAAATTCGGTAAACAACGTCACGAAGTTGATGTTCATCCCCAATGCCAACGGAATCAAACCCAAGATACAAGCTGAGGCCGTTAACAGTACGGGCGTCAAACGAGCGGCTCCTGCTTCAATCAACGCCTGACGAGTGGGGTAACCACGGGTTTTTAATTCGTCTGTAAACTCAATCAACAAGATACCGTTTTTAATCACAATCCCCGCCAAGGCAAAAATACCTACCCCTGTCATGATAATAGACATGGTTTTTCCCGTAATCATGAATCCAAGGAATACACCAATCAAGCTAAACAGTACCGTAAAGAAGATGATAAGTGGCTTGCTAGTAGAGTTAAATTGGGTCACCAAAATCAAGAAAATCAACAAGATAGCCCCTAAAAACGCTACCCCTAAGAACTGCATTGACTTCATTTGTTCTTCTTGTTCACCCCCCAAACGAATCGTATAACCTTGCGGAAGGTCTAGGCCATCCACCACGTCTTGAATTTGGGCATTCACATCGTTGGCATTGAACCCACCAAGTACGTCCGACGACAACGTCACTACGCGCTCTTGGTCTTTGCGGTTGATACCACTGTAGGTAGTTGCATAACGAATGTTGGTCAATGTACTCAAAGGAACTTGGCGCAATACACCACCAAGGTTCATATCGCGATATACCACGTTCATGCTCAACAATTTCTCAATCTGGTTGCGATCTCCTTCTTTTAACCGTACCATGATCGGATAATCATCTTTATCATCACGGAATTTCGACACTTCAGTTCCGAACAGCGCTCCACGAATTTGCAACGCAATCTGCGCCGTGCTGATACCCTCACGGGCTGCTTGCTCGCGATTGATGTCAATCACAATTTCAGGTTTGTTCAACACCAAATCCGATTTCAATTCTTCAATTCCTTGAATTCCTGATTTGACGATGGCATTTTTTACTTTTGCGGTAACATCAACAAGTTGGTCAAAATCTTCGCCCGCAATCTCAATCGTCACTGGCTTGCCCGTTGGAGGCCCATTACTTTCTGGTTCAGCCGTTACTTGTGCGCCTGGAATTCCTTTTACTTTCTCACGCACTTTAGCCAAAATATCAGCCGTAGAAACTCCGTGATGAATACGTTCTTCGACACTCTTGAATGCCACCGTAATTTTTCCTTTGTGTGGCACTACCGTACGGTCGGGGTTGAATGGATCGCCCGCGTTGATACCAATGTTCGTAATCACCGAGGCTACGACTGGACTATTTTTTCCAATTACGCTATACACCCGGTCTTCCAACTGCTTCATTACCTCGTTGGTTTTAGAAGCATCCGTTCCTTGCGGCATCACGCAATACACATACACAAAATCAGGGTCACCACTTGGGAAGAAAACTGATTTTGGAGGAAAAGCTCCCATCAACACAAACGTTCCAACTAATATCCCAATCACTCCCGCAAATACGCCGTAAGGACGGCGGCCCGTAATTACCCACGCAATCACTTTACGGTAACCGTTTTTGAGACGTGGAAATACGTTTTCTTGGAAAGGAACAATGATTTTTGGGGTCAGAATGTAGTGGTTAAATACATATAGGATAGCAATAAATAAAAGCAAGTTACCAATCCCAAAGTTAATCAGATACCCTACCCCCGCGAGTCCTAGCAACACAAACAATGGGGTGCGAATCGACTTAAATGATTTATCCTCGTTGGCATGTTCTTCAACGCGTTTTAGTGAAGACGCGGCAAAAACGGGGTTCATTACGTAAGCCACAAACAACGACGCAAACAAGGTGATAATCAGCGTCAATGGCAAGAATTTCATAAATTCACCCACAATACCTGGCCAAAACAACAATGGCAAGAACGGCGCGATGGTCGTCAGCGTACCCGATAATACTGGGATAAACACCTCACCTGCCGCATACGAAATGGCTTCGGTACGGGTCAGTTTTTTATCGTCATTATAAACGCGGTGGGCGTTTTCAATCACCACAATCGCGTCGTCCACCACAATCCCGAGTCCCAATAAAAACGCAAAGAGTACAATCGTGTTAAGGGTGAACGTAATACCCGTTGCCGAAGCAATAACGGGGAATAACACAAACGCCACCAATGTTGATAAAGGCACTGAAAGTCCAACGAAAATCGCATCTTGAACCCCCATAAAGAACATAAGTACCAATACTACGAAGATAAAGCCCAAAATAACGGTGTTGAGTAGGTCGTTCAACTCTACTTTGGTACGCTCCGAACTATCGTTGGTCAAACTTACTTTTAAGCCGTCAGGAAACTTCGTTTCTTCGTATTTTTTCAAAATTGCCTTAATCTCATCCGCCGCCGAAATAAGGTTTTCACCTCCCCGTTTGATGACGTTGAGCGTAATTACCGTTTTTCCATCTAAACTTGCATAGCTTTGTTTTTCGGCAAAACCGTCTTTCACTTCGGCAATTTCTGCCAAACGAAGTGTAGCACCTGTCGAAGAACGAACAATGATGTTTTCCAATTGACGTACATCTTTGAACTCCCCTACTACGCGCAAGTTACGGCGAACGTTGTCCACGTTTAACTCACCACCCGAGACGTTGATGTTTTCACCCTGAATCGCGTTTTGAATTTCGTAAAACGATACCCCTGCTGCCTGCATTTTGTACAAGTCGAGGTTGATTTGGATTTCGCGATCAAGCGCCCCTACGATGTCCACCCGCGTAATTTCGGGCAGCGACTCGATTTCATCTTTGAGTTGTTCGGCATAATCTTTCAACTTTTTCAACGAGTAATTCCCCGCCAAGTTGATGTTCATAATTGGAAACTCCGAAAAGTTTACCTCCTGCACCGAAGGGTCTTGCTTACGGTCAGACGGAAGGTCCACCAACGCTTTATCAACGGCATCCGCTACGCGTTGTTTGGCTTCTTGTGCCTTGATTCCCGTCGAAAACTCCACCGTAATCAACGAGAAGTCTTGAATCGAGTTTGACTTAATTTTTGTTACCCCACTCGCCGCTTTGATTTGCTTTTCGATGGGTTTCGTAATGACAGTTTCAATATCCGAGGGGCTCGCGCCAGGATAAATCGTCGAGACAATCACCGTCGGAACGGCGATTTCAGGAAACTGTTCTTTGGGCATCGTGAAATACACGAACAAGCCCGCAAGAGAAATTATAGCTGTAAAAAGATAGACGGTGGTTTTATTTTCTAAGCACCAGCGCGTCACTTTGAAGTCTTTTAGGGTTGTCATAACCTTACGGTTTAGGTTAATCGTTGTCAATTAATTGGTTACCAACATCAGTACGGTTAACCATTAACGAATAACAATTAACAGTTTTTAGAAACTGATTGCCTGACCATCGACCAAGTCTTGATAGCCGTCTGTGATGATTAAATCGCCCGATTGGAGTCCCTCCAAGACTTCGATTTCTCCGTTGTAAGCTACCCCCGTTTTTACCTTGCGGCCTTTGGCTACTTTTTTGTTACCCTCGGTAACGGCTACGTACACCACATCGCCAAACTCGGTACTTTGAATATAATTTTGCTTGATTACCAACACATTAGACTTATTGATATCGGCAATATTCAACACCGAAAGCATGTTTGGCTTAATGTCTGAACTGGTCGGAATCGCCACTTCGATTTTGAAGGTACGGTTAGCTGGGTTTACCAATTTGCTAATGAACGTCACACGGGCATTGATTTCACGGTTCAAATCGGGCAAAACTACCTTTACAGCGTCTCCCATTTTGATGTGACTGATATAAACGTCAGGTACGTTGGCCGTTGCTTTGAGGCTTCCCAAGTTCACGATACTTGCCAACGGCATTCCTGGCGCAGCTATTTCACCCGTTTTGGCCATCACGCGCTCAACGGCTCCACTGATAGGCGCATACACGTTGTACAAATCCACTTGTGTTTCGAGAACGGCCAAGTTTTTCTCCAACGCTTCTTTGTTGTTTTTGGCTTGCAAATACTGGATTTCTGTTCCAATTTTTTGGTCCCAAAGTCCTTTTTGCTTTTCAAACACAACATTTGCCAATTCCATTTGTGATTTCAAAGCCGCAATCTGGTCGCGCAGAATCGCGTTGTCGATTTTGGCTAACAGCTGCCCTGCTTTCACCGTTTGTCCCTCTTTTACGTAAACCGTGGTATAAGTACCCGCCATACGAGGGGTAGCTGTTGCCGTATTTTTGGTTTCAACCGTTCCTTGAATTTCAATAAAGCTTTTGAAACTACGCGTTTGAAGCGCTTCCGTAACCACAGGAAACACTTTCTCAGCGGCCTTCATACTTGGGTCAGCCGCCTTGATTTCGGCATCCAGCTTGGCAATTTTTTCGGTCAATGTCTTTGACTCTGCTTTCAATTTAGCAAGCTCTTCTTTTTTACCCGCCAACGAATTATCTGTTTTTCCGCCACCACAGGCAGTCACAAACACCGAGAGGAAGAGCACCGCTACACCCGCGCGAAGCCCTGTGTTGAAAGGAGTTTTTTTATTGCTAGTATATGTTGTCAACGTACTCATAATAAAGTTTTTAAAGATTAGAAGGATAATTTTCCTTTTGCTTTGTCGAGGTCGATTTTGGCAAGTAGCAAATCATACAACGAAGCGAAATAGTTGGTTTGAGCTTCTTTCAAGGCCGACTCAGCATTGATGACCTCGATGTTTGA contains:
- a CDS encoding efflux RND transporter periplasmic adaptor subunit codes for the protein MSTLTTYTSNKKTPFNTGLRAGVAVLFLSVFVTACGGGKTDNSLAGKKEELAKLKAESKTLTEKIAKLDAEIKAADPSMKAAEKVFPVVTEALQTRSFKSFIEIQGTVETKNTATATPRMAGTYTTVYVKEGQTVKAGQLLAKIDNAILRDQIAALKSQMELANVVFEKQKGLWDQKIGTEIQYLQAKNNKEALEKNLAVLETQVDLYNVYAPISGAVERVMAKTGEIAAPGMPLASIVNLGSLKATANVPDVYISHIKMGDAVKVVLPDLNREINARVTFISKLVNPANRTFKIEVAIPTSSDIKPNMLSVLNIADINKSNVLVIKQNYIQSTEFGDVVYVAVTEGNKKVAKGRKVKTGVAYNGEIEVLEGLQSGDLIITDGYQDLVDGQAISF
- the msrB gene encoding peptide-methionine (R)-S-oxide reductase MsrB; the protein is MKLLWWGGIMGLLMIAGCQRASKVPKHNPYFSLTDTTEVRVPNSVWEEVLDDGVYTVTREGSTEAPFTNEYHDFKGEGNYHCAACGNWLFRSAQKYDSGTGWPSFWQPATPNCLLFRKDYSEREERIEVRCRRCNGHLGHLFYDGPAPTRQRYCMNSLALKFVKIASNNH
- a CDS encoding efflux RND transporter permease subunit produces the protein MTTLKDFKVTRWCLENKTTVYLFTAIISLAGLFVYFTMPKEQFPEIAVPTVIVSTIYPGASPSDIETVITKPIEKQIKAASGVTKIKSNSIQDFSLITVEFSTGIKAQEAKQRVADAVDKALVDLPSDRKQDPSVQEVNFSEFPIMNINLAGNYSLKKLKDYAEQLKDEIESLPEITRVDIVGALDREIQINLDLYKMQAAGVSFYEIQNAIQGENINVSGGELNVDNVRRNLRVVGEFKDVRQLENIIVRSSTGATLRLAEIAEVKDGFAEKQSYASLDGKTVITLNVIKRGGENLISAADEIKAILKKYEETKFPDGLKVSLTNDSSERTKVELNDLLNTVILGFIFVVLVLMFFMGVQDAIFVGLSVPLSTLVAFVLFPVIASATGITFTLNTIVLFAFLLGLGIVVDDAIVVIENAHRVYNDDKKLTRTEAISYAAGEVFIPVLSGTLTTIAPFLPLLFWPGIVGEFMKFLPLTLIITLFASLFVAYVMNPVFAASSLKRVEEHANEDKSFKSIRTPLFVLLGLAGVGYLINFGIGNLLLFIAILYVFNHYILTPKIIVPFQENVFPRLKNGYRKVIAWVITGRRPYGVFAGVIGILVGTFVLMGAFPPKSVFFPSGDPDFVYVYCVMPQGTDASKTNEVMKQLEDRVYSVIGKNSPVVASVITNIGINAGDPFNPDRTVVPHKGKITVAFKSVEERIHHGVSTADILAKVREKVKGIPGAQVTAEPESNGPPTGKPVTIEIAGEDFDQLVDVTAKVKNAIVKSGIQGIEELKSDLVLNKPEIVIDINREQAAREGISTAQIALQIRGALFGTEVSKFRDDKDDYPIMVRLKEGDRNQIEKLLSMNVVYRDMNLGGVLRQVPLSTLTNIRYATTYSGINRKDQERVVTLSSDVLGGFNANDVNAQIQDVVDGLDLPQGYTIRLGGEQEEQMKSMQFLGVAFLGAILLIFLILVTQFNSTSKPLIIFFTVLFSLIGVFLGFMITGKTMSIIMTGVGIFALAGIVIKNGILLIEFTDELKTRGYPTRQALIEAGAARLTPVLLTASACILGLIPLALGMNINFVTLFTEFNPQIFIGGFSALFWGPLAYTIIYGLLFSTTLTLIVVPTMYWIVERLKFRLGKKPAAEAVYAFNNGTSNGNGHHVEEEVEH